A genomic segment from Microbulbifer elongatus encodes:
- the pyrE gene encoding orotate phosphoribosyltransferase, whose amino-acid sequence MQQYQRDFIQLALEHDVLCFGDFTLKSGRQSPYFFNAGRFHSGAALAALGNAYAEAILASGVEFDVIFGPAYKGIPLGAVTAVALAQKGVDKPFCYNRKEAKDHGEGGTLVGAPLKGKVLIIDDVITAGTAVREVMQIIQSEGAQPAGVVIGLNRQEKANDDTDLSAIQLVEQEYSIPVIGIVELDDIISYLKSEAASDELLQRIIGYRKQYGVSSEG is encoded by the coding sequence ATGCAGCAGTACCAGCGCGACTTTATTCAACTGGCCCTGGAGCACGATGTGCTCTGTTTCGGAGATTTTACGCTGAAATCCGGGCGCCAGAGCCCCTATTTCTTCAATGCCGGCCGTTTCCACAGCGGTGCGGCGCTCGCCGCACTGGGCAATGCCTACGCGGAGGCGATTCTTGCCTCTGGAGTGGAGTTTGATGTCATATTTGGGCCGGCCTACAAAGGCATCCCGCTGGGTGCGGTGACCGCGGTGGCGCTGGCACAGAAAGGCGTCGATAAACCCTTCTGTTACAACCGAAAAGAGGCCAAGGACCACGGCGAGGGCGGAACCTTAGTGGGTGCGCCGCTTAAAGGCAAGGTTTTGATCATTGATGATGTGATTACGGCGGGTACGGCCGTACGCGAGGTGATGCAGATCATCCAGTCGGAAGGTGCGCAGCCTGCCGGTGTGGTGATCGGCCTGAACCGTCAGGAAAAGGCCAATGACGACACCGATCTTTCCGCAATCCAGCTTGTTGAGCAGGAATACAGCATTCCTGTGATCGGGATTGTAGAACTGGATGATATTATTTCTTATCTTAAGTCGGAGGCTGCCAGCGACGAGCTGCTGCAGCGAATCATCGGCTATCGCAAGCAGTATGGTGTTTCCTCTGAGGGTTAG
- the argB gene encoding acetylglutamate kinase: MSLDQKSALRVAQVLNEALPYIQRFIGKTVVVKFGGNAMVDEELQNSFARDVILMKLVGMNPVVVHGGGPQIGDLLNKLSIESRFVDGMRVTDSETMDVVEMVLGGTVNKQIVNLINKNGGRAVGVTGKDGLLIRAKKLRRKEDTAGLHASEIIDIGHVGEVESVDTGVIDMLINSDFIPVIAPIGVGRDGESYNINADLVAGKIAEYLKAEKLMLLTNVAGLQDKQGEVLTGLSTLEVDGLIADGTIYGGMLPKIACALDAVKAGVTSAHIIDGRVPHAVLLEIFTDTGVGTLITNATLNEE; the protein is encoded by the coding sequence ATGTCCCTGGATCAGAAATCCGCCCTGCGCGTTGCACAGGTTCTCAACGAAGCACTGCCGTATATCCAGCGGTTTATCGGCAAGACCGTGGTGGTCAAGTTCGGTGGCAACGCCATGGTGGACGAGGAGCTGCAGAACAGCTTCGCCCGCGATGTGATCCTGATGAAGCTGGTGGGCATGAACCCGGTGGTGGTGCACGGCGGCGGCCCGCAGATCGGCGATCTGCTCAACAAACTCAGTATTGAATCCCGCTTTGTCGATGGCATGCGCGTAACCGATAGCGAAACCATGGATGTGGTGGAAATGGTCCTCGGCGGCACCGTGAACAAGCAGATCGTCAACCTGATCAATAAAAATGGCGGTCGCGCAGTAGGCGTGACCGGCAAAGACGGCCTGCTGATCCGCGCGAAAAAGCTGCGCCGCAAAGAGGACACCGCCGGCCTGCATGCCTCGGAGATCATCGATATCGGTCACGTGGGCGAAGTGGAGAGTGTCGATACCGGTGTCATCGACATGCTGATCAACAGCGATTTCATCCCGGTGATTGCGCCCATCGGCGTGGGGCGCGATGGCGAATCCTACAACATCAACGCCGACCTGGTGGCCGGCAAGATCGCTGAATACCTGAAGGCCGAAAAGCTGATGTTGCTCACCAATGTGGCGGGGCTGCAGGACAAGCAGGGAGAGGTGCTCACCGGTCTTTCCACACTGGAAGTGGACGGCCTGATTGCCGACGGCACTATTTACGGGGGCATGCTTCCGAAAATCGCCTGCGCACTGGATGCGGTGAAAGCGGGCGTGACCTCGGCGCATATTATCGACGGACGCGTCCCACACGCGGTACTGCTGGAAATCTTTACCGATACCGGTGTCGGCACCCTGATCACCAACGCGACCCTGAATGAGGAATAA
- a CDS encoding YicC/YloC family endoribonuclease — protein MANNKVRSMTAFGRAEVNYSTGTAVWEMRSVNHRYLEPHFRLPEAGRALEPKLRELLRKTLNRGKVEMTLNLKANSGEVTGIKVNQALAQELLNAAAQVAPQSQPVNPLEILKWPGVIAEPETDAEEQAKAILDGFRQALAQVVDNREREGAELAGFIEARIKGIDEQVATVRALLPQILQNQRDKLRGRLEELLEEIDRDRIEQEIAILAQKADVDEELDRLDAHITETRRVLKNGGPIGRRLDFLMQEFNREANTLSSKAVVTDTTQAAVELKVLIEQMREQVQNIE, from the coding sequence ATGGCCAACAACAAAGTGCGCAGCATGACCGCCTTCGGGCGCGCGGAAGTCAACTATTCCACCGGCACCGCCGTGTGGGAAATGCGCTCCGTCAATCATCGCTACCTGGAGCCTCATTTCCGCCTGCCGGAAGCCGGCCGCGCACTGGAGCCCAAATTGCGGGAACTGCTGCGCAAGACCCTGAATCGCGGCAAGGTGGAAATGACTCTGAACCTGAAAGCCAATAGCGGTGAGGTGACCGGTATCAAGGTGAATCAGGCATTGGCGCAGGAGCTGCTGAATGCCGCAGCCCAGGTGGCACCACAAAGCCAGCCAGTGAACCCGTTGGAAATACTGAAGTGGCCCGGTGTCATCGCCGAACCGGAAACCGATGCGGAGGAACAGGCCAAGGCCATACTCGACGGTTTCAGGCAAGCGCTGGCGCAGGTTGTGGATAACCGTGAACGGGAAGGTGCGGAGCTGGCCGGTTTTATCGAGGCGCGCATCAAAGGTATCGACGAGCAGGTGGCCACCGTTCGCGCACTGCTGCCGCAGATTTTACAGAACCAGCGCGACAAGCTGCGAGGCCGCCTGGAGGAACTGCTCGAAGAGATCGACAGAGATCGCATCGAGCAGGAGATCGCCATCCTCGCGCAGAAAGCGGACGTCGATGAAGAGCTCGACCGCCTCGACGCGCATATCACTGAAACCCGCCGCGTCCTCAAAAACGGCGGCCCCATCGGTCGTCGCCTGGATTTCCTGATGCAGGAATTCAACCGCGAGGCCAATACACTCTCCTCCAAAGCGGTGGTGACCGATACCACCCAGGCCGCGGTCGAGCTGAAAGTATTGATCGAACAGATGCGCGAGCAGGTGCAGAATATCGAATAA
- a CDS encoding exodeoxyribonuclease III, with protein sequence MRIVSLSVDGVHQAAQRGLYDRLAEQDADIICLQDLRSLEPELDHPIFHPDGYYSYFFDSGTPHENGVAIYTRAQPKALIYGMGFANGVDMYGRYLQADFERLSVGSLLAPVATDEASLEVKVQFFDDMQAHLAKISRKRRDFIFCGNWGMAHRRADVQNWQDHQDTPGFMRHEQRWLDQLFNEIGYIDAFRRVVKDADEFTWWPSGEPGQGDGWRTDMQIVSQTLKNKIEYGAINKNVKFSSHLPLIMDYDLEV encoded by the coding sequence ATGCGAATAGTGAGTTTGTCCGTGGATGGTGTGCATCAGGCTGCACAGCGCGGGCTTTACGACCGGCTGGCAGAACAGGACGCAGACATCATCTGCCTCCAGGATCTGCGCTCACTGGAACCGGAGCTGGATCACCCCATCTTCCATCCGGACGGCTACTACAGCTATTTCTTCGATTCTGGCACCCCCCATGAAAATGGCGTCGCCATCTATACCCGTGCCCAGCCGAAAGCGCTGATTTACGGTATGGGCTTTGCCAACGGTGTGGATATGTACGGCCGCTACCTGCAGGCGGACTTTGAACGCCTGAGCGTTGGCTCCCTGCTGGCGCCGGTCGCCACGGACGAAGCGTCACTGGAGGTGAAAGTCCAGTTCTTTGACGATATGCAGGCCCATCTGGCCAAGATCAGCCGCAAGCGCCGGGATTTTATTTTCTGCGGCAACTGGGGCATGGCACACCGTCGCGCCGACGTGCAGAACTGGCAGGACCATCAGGACACCCCCGGATTCATGCGCCACGAGCAGCGCTGGCTGGACCAGTTGTTCAACGAGATCGGCTACATCGACGCCTTCCGCCGGGTGGTCAAAGATGCCGATGAATTTACCTGGTGGCCAAGCGGCGAACCGGGTCAGGGCGACGGCTGGCGTACCGATATGCAGATCGTGTCGCAGACCCTGAAAAACAAGATCGAATACGGCGCTATCAACAAGAACGTCAAATTTTCCAGCCACCTGCCACTGATCATGGATTACGACCTGGAAGTCTGA
- a CDS encoding glycosyltransferase, translating into MPRSTNPATKKTALLIAKQWPEPASTAAGRRTLDILDLLNEVGYRIEIGSPAQPTPFQATTGYGEHQIAVNDSRFDDWVRALDPSLVIYDRFMMEEQFGWRVRAQCPQAVTVLDTSDFHSLREARHQALKSGQPVNLFNASAEREIAAMARCDLILMISQVEVDLLKTHFGLPAWQLHYLPFLIREFPQPTATPGFAERRHLAMIGGFKHAPNRDAVAWLAEAIWPALRPLLPGVECHVYGAYADHAMQRFHNPKSGLRIIGRTDDALATLSQYRLNLAPLRFGAGQKGKILDGWLSGTPTITTPVGAESMAPADAWGYPLNDDPGPFADIAARIYQSEPHWQAVREAGTQALVEGFSYAQHAQAFVERLNAIAADLHAHRNRNIWGRILQRTEHRAEEFMSRWIEAKNTRPDAS; encoded by the coding sequence ATGCCCCGCAGTACCAACCCCGCCACAAAAAAAACCGCTCTGCTGATCGCCAAGCAGTGGCCAGAGCCCGCGTCTACTGCCGCCGGCCGGCGGACCCTGGATATTCTCGACCTGCTGAATGAAGTGGGCTACCGGATTGAGATCGGTAGTCCGGCTCAGCCTACGCCGTTTCAGGCGACTACCGGATACGGCGAACACCAGATCGCCGTCAACGATTCCCGCTTTGACGACTGGGTGCGCGCGCTCGACCCGTCTCTGGTGATCTACGATCGCTTTATGATGGAAGAGCAGTTTGGCTGGCGGGTGCGGGCGCAGTGCCCCCAGGCAGTGACGGTTCTGGATACCAGCGATTTTCACAGCCTGCGCGAGGCGCGCCACCAGGCCCTGAAAAGTGGTCAACCGGTAAACCTGTTTAACGCCAGTGCCGAGCGCGAGATCGCCGCCATGGCACGCTGCGATCTCATCCTCATGATTTCCCAGGTAGAGGTGGATCTACTTAAAACGCACTTCGGCCTGCCGGCCTGGCAGCTGCACTATCTGCCTTTTCTGATACGGGAATTTCCACAGCCAACAGCAACACCCGGTTTCGCCGAGCGCCGTCATCTGGCAATGATCGGCGGCTTCAAGCACGCACCGAATCGCGACGCGGTGGCCTGGCTTGCCGAAGCAATCTGGCCCGCACTGCGACCGTTGCTGCCCGGCGTGGAGTGCCACGTGTACGGCGCCTACGCGGACCACGCCATGCAGCGATTTCACAATCCCAAATCCGGTTTGCGGATTATCGGGCGCACCGACGATGCGCTGGCCACCCTGTCCCAGTACCGGCTGAATCTCGCACCACTGCGCTTCGGCGCCGGCCAGAAGGGCAAAATTCTCGACGGCTGGCTGAGTGGAACGCCCACCATTACCACGCCGGTAGGCGCCGAGTCGATGGCGCCAGCGGATGCCTGGGGCTACCCGCTGAACGATGATCCGGGTCCGTTCGCGGATATTGCCGCGCGCATTTATCAAAGCGAGCCCCACTGGCAGGCCGTCCGCGAGGCCGGCACACAGGCTTTGGTCGAGGGCTTTTCTTATGCACAACATGCGCAGGCTTTTGTCGAGCGGCTGAATGCCATCGCCGCCGATCTGCATGCCCATCGCAACCGCAACATCTGGGGCAGAATTCTGCAGCGCACGGAACACCGTGCGGAAGAGTTTATGAGCCGCTGGATCGAAGCAAAAAATACACGGCCCGACGCCAGTTAG
- a CDS encoding carboxymuconolactone decarboxylase family protein, whose protein sequence is MSDFKIHDIESAPEDSKSLLQNSIDAFGSIPNLHGVMAEAPTALKSYQVLHEQFLNTSFSAEEKTVVWQAINVEHGCHYCVPAHSAIAKSMKVDDQINEALRNKEPLPSEKLEVLRDTTLAIVRDRGVVSDEVLQRFYDAGYGHQQLLEIIVGVAQKVMSNYINHFADTPVDKQFQSFVK, encoded by the coding sequence ATGTCCGATTTCAAGATCCACGATATCGAAAGCGCGCCCGAAGACAGCAAGTCGCTGCTGCAGAACTCTATTGACGCTTTTGGTTCCATTCCCAACCTGCACGGGGTCATGGCGGAGGCGCCCACCGCACTGAAGTCCTACCAGGTATTGCACGAGCAGTTCCTTAATACCTCGTTTTCTGCGGAAGAAAAAACCGTGGTATGGCAGGCAATCAATGTGGAACACGGTTGCCACTATTGTGTGCCGGCCCACAGCGCCATTGCCAAGTCCATGAAGGTGGATGATCAAATCAATGAAGCGCTGCGCAACAAGGAGCCCCTGCCCAGCGAGAAACTGGAAGTGCTGCGCGACACGACCCTCGCCATCGTGCGCGATCGCGGAGTGGTCTCCGACGAGGTGCTGCAGCGGTTTTACGATGCGGGCTACGGCCACCAGCAACTACTGGAGATCATCGTCGGGGTTGCCCAGAAAGTGATGAGTAATTACATCAATCACTTTGCGGATACGCCGGTGGATAAACAGTTCCAGTCTTTTGTGAAGTAG
- a CDS encoding MFS transporter, giving the protein MRISSPITIIALAQLLGTSLWFSANSAAEDLVLSWQISVTDVAWLTNAVQGGFILGTLVLALGGIADRFRASHILIASALAGALFNACFAWLADGLTSAMVFRFLVGVCLAGIYPMGMKLIVSWEPDRAGAALAQLVAMLTLGTALPHGLREAGAGLPWQWIITASSLLALVAAALVYYLGDGPHLPQPQRQPVTKTRGITKPAVFQAFRIPRFRAAAWGYFGHMWELYAFWALVPLLVSSTVLPERLPALGIPGLSFTIIAAGALGCVIGGTLSRKFGSGPVALTALAASGCCALVFALLWDRLPAAGMAALLLFWGATVIADSPQFSALSAAACPRELVGAALAIQNSIGFAITLVAISGASALFERIGPSSVWLLLPGPVIGLLGFILTQRRAGSADT; this is encoded by the coding sequence ATGCGAATTTCAAGCCCGATTACCATTATCGCCCTGGCTCAGCTACTGGGGACCTCCCTGTGGTTCAGCGCCAACAGCGCGGCAGAGGATCTTGTACTCAGTTGGCAGATCAGTGTGACCGATGTGGCCTGGCTGACCAATGCGGTACAGGGCGGATTTATTCTGGGCACGCTGGTCCTTGCCCTTGGGGGAATCGCGGACCGCTTTCGCGCGAGCCATATTCTTATCGCAAGCGCCTTGGCGGGCGCCCTGTTCAACGCTTGCTTCGCGTGGCTGGCAGACGGGCTGACCAGTGCGATGGTGTTTCGTTTTCTCGTGGGCGTGTGCCTTGCCGGTATTTATCCCATGGGCATGAAACTGATTGTGAGCTGGGAACCAGACCGTGCCGGTGCGGCGCTGGCACAGCTGGTGGCAATGCTCACCCTGGGTACCGCGCTGCCCCACGGGCTACGGGAAGCCGGTGCGGGATTGCCCTGGCAGTGGATTATTACCGCGTCTTCGCTGCTGGCGCTGGTTGCGGCCGCCCTGGTGTATTACCTCGGCGACGGGCCGCACCTGCCGCAGCCGCAGAGACAGCCTGTCACCAAAACCCGGGGAATCACCAAACCGGCGGTATTCCAGGCGTTTCGCATCCCCCGCTTTCGCGCCGCGGCCTGGGGTTACTTCGGGCATATGTGGGAACTCTATGCGTTCTGGGCGCTGGTACCACTACTGGTTTCCAGCACCGTCCTGCCCGAACGGCTTCCTGCACTGGGTATTCCCGGTCTGTCCTTTACGATTATCGCCGCGGGGGCACTGGGCTGTGTCATCGGCGGTACACTTTCACGAAAATTTGGCAGTGGGCCGGTCGCCCTCACAGCGCTCGCCGCTTCTGGCTGCTGTGCGCTGGTGTTTGCTTTACTGTGGGACAGGCTGCCGGCGGCCGGCATGGCCGCTCTGCTTCTCTTTTGGGGCGCCACGGTCATCGCAGACTCGCCGCAATTTTCTGCACTCTCCGCCGCTGCCTGCCCGCGCGAGTTGGTGGGCGCGGCACTGGCCATTCAGAATTCCATCGGTTTTGCCATCACCCTCGTCGCCATTTCCGGAGCCAGTGCACTGTTCGAGCGGATAGGCCCGTCCTCGGTCTGGTTGCTGCTACCGGGACCGGTGATCGGCTTGCTGGGCTTCATTCTGACCCAGCGCCGCGCCGGGTCAGCGGACACCTGA
- the rph gene encoding ribonuclease PH, producing MQRPSGRKPEQLRDVRITRNYTRHAEGSVLVEFGDTKVLCNASVAAEVPRFLRGQGSGWITAEYGMLPRSTGSRMGREAARGKQGGRTVEIQRLIGRSLRAAVDLKALGEHQITLDCDVIQADGGTRTASITGACVALVDAIRFMQREKMIATDPLNNMVAAISVGIYDGEAVLDLDYPEDSNADTDMNLVMAEDGGMIEVQGTAEGAPFTEHQFAEMLALGKAGIKELVELQKKALAE from the coding sequence ATGCAGCGACCCAGCGGCCGCAAACCGGAACAACTGCGCGATGTGCGCATCACCCGCAACTATACCCGTCACGCAGAGGGCTCGGTGCTGGTGGAATTCGGTGACACCAAAGTGCTGTGCAATGCTTCGGTGGCGGCGGAAGTGCCGCGCTTCCTGCGCGGCCAGGGCAGCGGCTGGATCACCGCGGAATACGGCATGTTGCCCCGCTCTACCGGCTCCCGTATGGGGCGTGAGGCGGCCCGAGGCAAACAGGGTGGCCGCACGGTGGAGATACAGCGACTGATTGGCCGCTCCCTGCGTGCCGCGGTCGATCTGAAGGCCCTGGGTGAGCATCAGATCACCCTCGATTGCGACGTGATTCAGGCCGATGGCGGCACCCGTACCGCGTCGATTACCGGCGCCTGTGTGGCCCTGGTGGACGCCATCCGCTTTATGCAGCGGGAAAAGATGATTGCCACTGATCCATTGAACAATATGGTCGCGGCAATCTCAGTAGGGATTTATGACGGTGAAGCGGTGCTGGATCTGGATTACCCGGAAGACTCCAATGCGGATACCGATATGAATCTGGTGATGGCAGAAGACGGCGGTATGATCGAGGTGCAGGGCACCGCAGAAGGCGCACCGTTTACCGAGCATCAGTTCGCGGAGATGTTGGCGCTTGGCAAGGCGGGCATCAAGGAGTTGGTCGAGCTACAGAAGAAAGCGCTGGCGGAATAG
- the slmA gene encoding nucleoid occlusion factor SlmA — protein sequence MSSEKINRRQQILQALAHMLEASPGARITTAALAKEVGFSEAALYRHFPSKSKMFEGLIEFIEETIFSRIKLIMQDEPSALARCQKILHLLLAFCERNPGITRLLTGDALTGETERLHGRILQLFDRLETQLKQILREAELREQLRPAIPLTAAANLLLASAEGRIVQYVRSGFKRKPTEYWPEQWPVLVAGFFRESALTAQG from the coding sequence ATGAGCAGCGAAAAAATCAATCGGCGCCAGCAGATTCTGCAGGCTCTGGCCCACATGCTGGAAGCCAGCCCTGGCGCCCGCATCACCACCGCGGCACTGGCCAAAGAGGTGGGATTCTCTGAGGCGGCGCTGTACCGCCACTTTCCCAGTAAGTCCAAAATGTTCGAAGGCCTCATCGAGTTTATCGAAGAGACCATCTTCAGCCGCATCAAGCTGATCATGCAGGATGAGCCCAGTGCACTGGCACGTTGTCAGAAAATTCTGCACCTGTTGCTGGCCTTCTGTGAGCGCAACCCCGGGATCACCCGGCTGCTCACCGGCGATGCACTGACCGGTGAAACCGAACGCCTGCACGGCCGTATTCTGCAGCTATTCGACCGCCTCGAGACCCAACTCAAGCAGATTCTGCGAGAAGCGGAACTGCGCGAGCAGCTGCGCCCCGCCATTCCCCTGACCGCCGCCGCCAACCTTCTGCTGGCCAGTGCCGAAGGACGCATTGTCCAGTACGTGCGCAGCGGCTTCAAACGCAAGCCCACCGAGTACTGGCCTGAACAGTGGCCGGTGCTGGTTGCAGGGTTTTTCCGGGAAAGTGCGCTGACCGCGCAGGGATAA
- a CDS encoding S8 family peptidase — MKLSALLKPSPGAIFGAATLLLSASFGASFSAHAVEPELSAMSVAADEVITDRIIVKYKNTMAGANATAMSQTAIDRVAQTAGHRFKHMRRLATGAQLMKLEKRTSKAELDAIIARLQQDPQVEYAEPDRLMQPMATPNDSYYNQQWHYFEATGGLNLPAAWDVTQGEGVVVGVIDTGYRPHADLNANLLPGYDMISDTTVAQDGNGRDSDASDPGDWSPAGACGTGEPARNSSWHGTHVAGTIAAVTNNGSGVAGVAYKSKIVPIRVLGRCGGYTSDIADGIIWGAGGNVSGVPTNANPAQVLNLSLGGGGGCDTTTQNAINTARSLGTTVVVAAGNSNANAGNYSPASCNGVVTVASTNRAGSRAYYSNYGSVVDVAAPGGETSVSSNGVLSTLNSGTQGPGSDNYAFYQGTSMAAPHVAGAAALLYAVDGGITPDEVESILKSTARNFPGSCSQCGTGIVDAAAAVNAANGGGGGDPQPGDGELTNGVAETGLSASSGQELRFTLEVPAGASNLSFQISGGSGDADLYVQYGSQPTTGSYDCRPYQNGNNETCSISNVQAGTYHVMVRAYSSFSGVSLVGSFDEGGSGGGASGWTETNVSGSANAWQHFTLDVNSGMSTLEVLMSGGSGDGDLYVRFGSQPTTGSYDCRPYRWGNDESCSFNNPQAGTWYISIRGYSDYSGVTLQAEAAP, encoded by the coding sequence ATGAAATTATCAGCGTTATTGAAACCTTCCCCCGGTGCTATTTTCGGCGCCGCGACGCTTCTGCTGAGCGCCAGTTTCGGTGCAAGTTTTTCGGCTCATGCGGTTGAACCTGAACTCTCTGCCATGTCGGTAGCAGCAGACGAGGTGATTACCGATCGCATTATTGTGAAGTACAAAAACACCATGGCCGGAGCCAATGCGACGGCGATGTCCCAGACCGCCATCGACCGCGTTGCGCAAACCGCCGGCCATCGCTTTAAGCATATGCGGCGCCTGGCCACCGGTGCGCAGTTGATGAAATTGGAAAAGCGCACAAGCAAGGCGGAACTCGACGCAATCATTGCGCGCCTGCAGCAAGACCCGCAGGTGGAGTACGCGGAGCCCGATCGCTTGATGCAACCCATGGCCACCCCCAACGACAGCTACTACAACCAACAGTGGCATTATTTTGAGGCGACCGGCGGCCTGAATCTACCGGCCGCATGGGATGTGACCCAGGGCGAAGGGGTCGTGGTTGGTGTTATCGACACCGGCTACCGCCCCCACGCGGACCTCAATGCCAACCTGCTGCCCGGTTATGACATGATCTCTGATACCACCGTGGCTCAGGATGGTAATGGTCGTGACAGCGACGCCAGCGACCCTGGCGACTGGTCACCGGCGGGGGCCTGTGGCACCGGGGAACCGGCACGCAACAGCAGCTGGCACGGCACCCACGTGGCGGGGACCATTGCTGCGGTAACCAATAACGGCAGCGGTGTGGCAGGCGTTGCCTACAAATCCAAAATTGTCCCTATTCGTGTACTCGGCCGCTGTGGTGGTTACACCTCGGATATCGCCGATGGCATTATCTGGGGCGCCGGCGGCAACGTCAGCGGCGTTCCTACCAACGCCAACCCGGCCCAGGTGCTGAACCTGAGCCTTGGTGGAGGCGGTGGCTGTGACACCACCACGCAAAATGCCATCAACACTGCGCGCAGTCTCGGCACCACCGTGGTGGTGGCCGCGGGTAATTCCAACGCCAACGCCGGTAATTACAGCCCGGCCAGCTGTAATGGCGTAGTTACCGTAGCCTCCACCAACCGCGCAGGCAGCCGCGCCTATTACTCAAACTACGGCAGCGTGGTGGATGTGGCGGCACCCGGGGGCGAAACCTCGGTGAGTTCCAACGGCGTGCTTTCCACCCTGAACAGCGGCACCCAGGGACCGGGCAGTGACAACTATGCCTTCTATCAGGGTACCAGCATGGCCGCTCCACACGTAGCCGGCGCTGCAGCACTGCTCTACGCAGTGGACGGAGGTATCACCCCGGATGAGGTGGAATCCATACTCAAAAGCACCGCGCGCAACTTCCCCGGCTCCTGCAGTCAGTGCGGGACCGGTATTGTCGACGCAGCGGCTGCGGTGAACGCTGCCAACGGTGGGGGCGGCGGCGACCCGCAGCCCGGTGATGGCGAGCTGACCAATGGAGTGGCCGAGACCGGCCTGTCTGCAAGCTCGGGTCAGGAACTGCGCTTCACTCTGGAAGTCCCGGCTGGAGCCAGCAATCTGAGCTTCCAGATCTCCGGCGGCAGCGGCGATGCCGACCTGTACGTGCAGTACGGCAGCCAGCCCACTACCGGCAGCTACGATTGCCGCCCCTACCAAAATGGCAACAACGAAACCTGCTCCATTAGCAATGTGCAGGCCGGTACCTATCACGTGATGGTGCGCGCCTATAGCAGCTTCTCCGGCGTCAGCCTGGTGGGGAGTTTTGATGAGGGCGGCAGCGGTGGCGGCGCCAGCGGTTGGACCGAGACCAACGTATCCGGCTCAGCCAATGCCTGGCAGCATTTCACATTGGACGTGAACAGTGGCATGAGCACGCTGGAAGTGCTGATGAGTGGCGGCAGTGGCGATGGCGACCTGTACGTGCGTTTCGGCAGCCAGCCCACCACCGGCAGCTACGACTGCCGCCCCTATCGCTGGGGCAACGACGAGAGCTGCAGCTTCAATAACCCCCAGGCAGGGACCTGGTACATCAGTATTCGCGGATACAGTGACTACTCCGGGGTAACCCTGCAGGCTGAAGCCGCGCCCTGA